In Kineococcus sp. NBC_00420, a single genomic region encodes these proteins:
- a CDS encoding DUF58 domain-containing protein has translation MNQGPVRLRPTARGWSFAGVAVVLLIGAPVLGQRDILRVGVLLAVLLVVAGWSSVRSARTLDLVARSKSELVEAGVSSTVRLTVLGRSRSGVRLVVEDQAPLTLGGTARLAVPRLREGQTLDLEYTVRAEVRGSYPLGPATLIARDVFGLVTASRTVGESVTLDVLPRVHPLADLTLGELGGARGSSASASAAASPDDLSIREYRVGDDLRRVHWRSTARRGSVMVRSDEHPGRPDVVLLLDSRAGAHAGRGAGSSLEWAVSLTASAAVHLHRRGHRVRLLHDGAFDPPRELDDTSAVRGLMRSLARLQPGSPDGLARSTAALGRAESTLLVAVLGAVDEDDVAPLLAARPLGVPALAILERTAAWASPGPSEDGAGLQRAHLVLARAGWRTALAGPGDPVSDVWARLTRTGARGVPTGVSSGTAAGVSDTTPLTDQEVTP, from the coding sequence GTGAACCAGGGTCCGGTTCGTCTGCGCCCGACCGCGCGGGGGTGGTCCTTCGCCGGCGTCGCGGTGGTGCTGCTGATCGGCGCCCCCGTGCTGGGGCAGCGCGACATCCTGCGGGTGGGGGTCCTGCTGGCGGTGCTCCTCGTCGTCGCCGGCTGGTCGTCGGTGCGCAGCGCGAGAACCCTCGACCTCGTGGCGAGGTCGAAGTCCGAACTGGTCGAGGCCGGGGTCTCCAGCACCGTGCGGTTGACCGTCCTCGGCCGGTCGCGGTCCGGCGTGCGCCTCGTGGTCGAGGACCAGGCTCCACTGACGCTCGGTGGGACGGCGCGCCTCGCCGTGCCGCGCCTCAGGGAGGGCCAGACCCTCGACCTCGAGTACACGGTGAGGGCTGAGGTCCGGGGGTCCTACCCCCTCGGACCGGCGACGTTGATCGCCCGTGACGTGTTCGGGCTCGTGACGGCCAGCCGGACCGTCGGTGAGAGCGTCACCCTCGACGTCCTGCCCCGCGTCCACCCGCTGGCCGACCTCACCCTCGGCGAGCTGGGTGGAGCCCGCGGTTCGTCCGCGAGCGCCTCGGCGGCCGCCTCCCCCGACGACTTGTCGATCCGGGAGTACCGCGTCGGCGACGACCTGCGTCGGGTGCACTGGCGCTCCACCGCTCGTCGCGGGTCGGTCATGGTGCGTTCCGACGAGCACCCGGGCCGCCCCGACGTGGTGCTGCTGCTGGACAGCCGGGCCGGGGCGCACGCGGGCCGGGGCGCGGGTTCCTCGCTGGAGTGGGCGGTCAGCCTGACCGCCTCGGCCGCCGTGCACCTGCACCGGCGCGGGCACCGCGTCCGGCTGCTGCACGACGGCGCCTTCGACCCCCCGCGCGAGCTCGACGACACCTCCGCCGTCCGTGGGTTGATGCGCTCGCTGGCCCGGTTGCAGCCCGGCTCGCCGGACGGGCTGGCGCGTTCCACCGCCGCCCTCGGTCGCGCCGAGTCCACCCTGCTGGTCGCGGTCCTCGGTGCCGTCGACGAGGACGACGTCGCTCCGCTGCTGGCTGCGCGCCCGCTCGGGGTGCCCGCGCTGGCGATCCTGGAACGGACCGCGGCCTGGGCGAGTCCCGGGCCGTCGGAGGACGGCGCCGGTCTGCAGCGTGCGCACCTGGTCCTGGCCCGGGCCGGCTGGCGCACCGCGCTCGCCGGTCCCGGTGACCCCGTCTCCGACGTCTGGGCCAGGCTGACCCGCACCGGTGCGCGGGGAGTACCGACGGGGGTCTCCTCCGGCACGGCCGCCGGCGTCAGCGACACCACCCCGCTCACCGACCAGGAGGTCACCCCGTGA
- a CDS encoding AAA family ATPase, which produces MTTTSALPGSHSGEPLALDPRELPAALERLRGTADALATTVDRVIQGKDETVRLALTVLFAEGHLLVEDVPGVGKTMLAKTLARAVDGTVRRIQFTPDLLPSDVTGSSIWNQERAAFEFRPGAVFANVVIGDEINRASPKTQSALLECMEEGQVTVDGTTWKLDRPFIVFATQNPVEMDGTYPLPEAQRDRFMARISMGYPSADAELTMLNEHGGAAPLDAVSPVVDVAEVRLLARAVRSVHAAEALKQYVVDLVRRTRVHPDLRLGASPRAALHLLRAARSRAALEGRDHVLPDDVQALAVPVVSHRLLLTADALLAGRDGSDVVTDVLRTTALPSPR; this is translated from the coding sequence GTGACCACGACGAGCGCACTCCCGGGCAGCCACTCCGGCGAGCCCCTCGCCCTCGACCCCCGAGAGCTCCCCGCGGCCCTGGAACGCCTGCGCGGCACCGCCGACGCGCTGGCGACGACCGTGGACCGGGTCATCCAGGGCAAGGACGAGACGGTCCGCCTCGCGCTGACCGTCCTGTTCGCCGAGGGGCACCTGCTCGTCGAGGACGTGCCCGGGGTCGGCAAGACGATGCTCGCCAAGACCCTCGCCCGGGCCGTGGACGGCACGGTCCGCCGCATCCAGTTCACCCCCGACCTGCTTCCCAGCGACGTCACCGGGTCGAGCATCTGGAACCAGGAGCGCGCTGCCTTCGAGTTCCGCCCGGGCGCGGTGTTCGCCAACGTCGTCATCGGCGACGAGATCAACCGCGCCTCGCCCAAGACCCAGTCGGCGTTGCTGGAGTGCATGGAGGAGGGCCAGGTGACCGTGGACGGCACCACCTGGAAGCTGGACCGGCCCTTCATCGTCTTCGCCACCCAGAACCCGGTGGAGATGGACGGCACCTACCCGCTGCCCGAGGCGCAGCGCGACCGGTTCATGGCCCGGATCTCGATGGGCTACCCCTCGGCCGACGCGGAACTGACCATGCTCAACGAGCACGGCGGAGCGGCCCCGCTGGACGCCGTGAGCCCCGTCGTGGACGTCGCCGAGGTCCGGCTCCTCGCCCGGGCCGTCCGCAGCGTGCACGCCGCCGAGGCGCTCAAGCAGTACGTCGTGGACCTGGTGCGGCGCACGCGGGTGCACCCGGACCTGCGTCTGGGTGCCTCGCCCCGCGCCGCCCTGCACCTGCTGCGGGCGGCCCGCTCCCGGGCTGCGCTCGAAGGGCGTGACCACGTCCTGCCCGACGACGTCCAGGCCCTCGCGGTCCCCGTCGTCTCCCACCGCCTGCTGCTGACCGCGGACGCTCTGCTCGCCGGCCGGGACGGGTCCGACGTGGTCACCGACGTCCTGCGCACGACGGCCCTCCCCTCGCCGCGGTGA
- the mraZ gene encoding division/cell wall cluster transcriptional repressor MraZ → MFLGTHTPRLDDKGRLILPARFRDQLLDGLVITRGQERCLYIFPMQEFQQMHEEMRQAPLTNKEARDYQRVFLSGASSELPDKQGRVTVPPLLRTYAGLERDVAVIGAGARVELWDLPTWETYLDEVEPAFAGQREEVLPGIL, encoded by the coding sequence GTGTTCCTCGGAACCCACACACCGCGTCTGGACGACAAGGGTCGACTGATCCTCCCGGCTCGTTTTCGGGACCAGTTGCTCGACGGGCTGGTCATCACCAGGGGGCAGGAACGCTGCCTCTACATCTTCCCCATGCAGGAGTTCCAGCAGATGCACGAGGAGATGCGGCAGGCGCCGCTCACCAACAAGGAGGCGCGCGACTACCAGCGCGTCTTCCTGTCGGGTGCCTCGAGCGAGCTGCCGGACAAGCAGGGGAGGGTCACGGTCCCGCCGCTGCTGCGCACCTACGCCGGACTCGAACGCGACGTCGCCGTCATCGGTGCCGGCGCCCGCGTCGAGCTCTGGGACCTGCCGACCTGGGAGACCTACCTCGACGAGGTGGAACCCGCCTTCGCGGGCCAGCGCGAGGAGGTCCTCCCGGGGATCCTGTGA
- the rsmH gene encoding 16S rRNA (cytosine(1402)-N(4))-methyltransferase RsmH, which yields MDEDDPRGDAQGRADDAARRHASVMLERCTQVLSPALGHPGAVSVDVTLGMGGHAHELLRRHPDLRLVGMDRDPQALELAAARLHEFVDRVTLVHSVSDGLDDALDDLGIETVDAVFFDLGVSSLQLDEVERGFSYSRDAALDMRMDRGSPTTAADALNSYSHSQLTRILRIYGEERFAPRIASAIVRERELEPFTTSARLVDLVRANVPAATRRTGGNPAKRTFQALRIEVNDELGVVERSLPAAFERLAPNGRLAVLTFHSLEDRIAKNVLRELSTSSAPPDLPFVPAGSGPRAELLTRGGETADEQELAENPRAASARLRAVRRLPREDRDGSTGTDPASRRRKRTGGRTPGNSGSPREDQQFETADHLEPDEPGTTDGRTP from the coding sequence ATGGACGAGGACGACCCGCGGGGCGACGCGCAGGGCAGGGCGGACGACGCCGCCCGTCGTCACGCCTCCGTGATGCTCGAGCGCTGCACGCAGGTGCTGTCCCCGGCCCTGGGCCACCCCGGTGCGGTGAGCGTCGACGTCACCCTCGGCATGGGCGGGCACGCCCACGAACTCCTGCGCCGCCACCCGGACCTCCGCCTCGTCGGGATGGACCGTGACCCGCAGGCCCTGGAACTCGCCGCCGCCCGCCTGCACGAGTTCGTCGACCGGGTCACCCTGGTGCACAGCGTCTCCGACGGTCTCGACGACGCGCTGGACGACCTGGGGATCGAAACCGTCGACGCGGTGTTCTTCGACCTCGGTGTCTCCTCGCTGCAGCTCGACGAGGTCGAACGGGGTTTCTCCTACTCCCGGGACGCGGCTCTGGACATGCGCATGGACCGCGGCTCGCCCACCACGGCGGCCGACGCCCTGAACTCCTACTCGCACAGCCAGTTGACGCGGATCCTCCGGATCTACGGCGAGGAGCGCTTCGCCCCGCGCATCGCCTCGGCGATCGTCCGCGAACGTGAGCTGGAACCCTTCACCACTTCTGCGCGACTGGTGGACCTGGTGCGCGCCAACGTTCCTGCCGCCACCCGGCGCACCGGCGGCAACCCGGCCAAACGCACTTTCCAGGCGTTGCGCATCGAGGTCAACGACGAACTCGGCGTCGTGGAGCGGTCGCTGCCGGCGGCGTTCGAACGGCTCGCGCCGAACGGTCGGCTCGCGGTGCTGACGTTCCACTCCCTCGAGGACCGCATCGCCAAGAACGTGCTGCGGGAACTCTCGACGAGTTCCGCCCCGCCCGACCTGCCTTTCGTGCCAGCGGGTTCCGGGCCGCGAGCGGAACTCCTGACCCGCGGGGGAGAAACCGCCGACGAGCAGGAACTCGCGGAGAATCCGCGCGCCGCGTCGGCGCGCCTCCGTGCCGTGCGTCGCCTGCCCCGCGAAGATCGTGATGGTTCAACCGGAACGGACCCGGCGTCGAGGCGCCGGAAACGTACCGGTGGCCGAACCCCCGGGAACTCCGGTTCCCCACGCGAAGACCAGCAGTTCGAGACCGCAGACCACCTCGAGCCGGACGAGCCCGGCACGACCGACGGAAGGACGCCGTGA
- a CDS encoding peptidoglycan D,D-transpeptidase FtsI family protein, with amino-acid sequence MSRLRRNRSHGSGDGAPRPDMRMRVYSVGVLFGLTVLGGRLVQLQGADASSLAEDALKQRTSKTKLYAKRGDILDDKGVVLATSVERRDVIADPSTIETFNTNQTDGSKYKESLGQGPSGAAALLAPILGIDEQTLTTKLTKKRPKDQYAVVAVGITPELWQQVADAGVSGITSKRQTQRIYPTGSASSTLVGVLGTPVTDEETGVVSDYPLGGLELAKNTLLTGTDGSMKYERSLGGQEIPLGDRETVEPVDGTSLHLTIDSDLQWKAQSAIVAKVAETGAISGTVVIMDKQQRLLALASAPSIDPTNMTRFTNDQLLNTALTEAFEPGSTAKVVTLAAVLEERVFSEDSPFTVPGELKRSDKVFHDSHPHGDEKLTLAGILAQSSNIGTIMAGEKMKAEKIYEYQRAFGFGSKTTLNFPGETAGIVAKPEDYSGTQRFTVMFGQGMSVNAVQAASVFATIANDGVRIEPTLIAGTSDPNGNYVAGAAGDSSEVVSPATAKTLRDMMQAVVSEEGTAAAAAIPGYLVAGKTGTASRYDQDLGRYSGYTASFIGLAPADDPELVVAVILQDPKTNYYGGSAAGPVFKDVMSYALLQRGVTPSAEPAADLPLTWGGDQGAEAEISQGAVADSTGAQ; translated from the coding sequence GTGTCCCGACTCCGTCGCAACCGCTCCCACGGCTCCGGCGACGGCGCGCCACGTCCCGACATGCGGATGCGCGTCTACAGCGTCGGCGTCCTGTTCGGGCTGACGGTCCTCGGTGGTCGCCTCGTCCAGCTGCAGGGGGCCGACGCGTCGTCCCTGGCCGAGGACGCCCTCAAGCAGCGGACGTCGAAGACGAAGCTCTACGCCAAGCGCGGGGACATCCTCGACGACAAGGGCGTGGTCCTCGCGACCTCGGTCGAACGGCGGGACGTGATCGCCGACCCGTCGACGATCGAGACGTTCAACACCAACCAGACCGACGGGTCGAAGTACAAGGAGTCCCTCGGCCAGGGACCCTCCGGCGCGGCCGCGCTGCTGGCGCCGATCCTGGGGATCGACGAGCAGACCCTCACCACGAAGCTCACCAAGAAGCGGCCCAAGGACCAGTACGCCGTCGTCGCCGTCGGCATCACGCCAGAGTTGTGGCAGCAGGTCGCGGACGCGGGGGTCAGCGGCATCACCTCCAAGCGTCAGACCCAGCGGATCTACCCGACGGGATCGGCCTCCTCCACGCTGGTCGGGGTGCTCGGCACGCCCGTCACGGACGAGGAGACGGGGGTCGTCAGCGACTACCCCCTCGGCGGTCTCGAGCTGGCGAAGAACACCCTGCTCACCGGCACGGACGGCTCGATGAAGTACGAGCGCAGCCTCGGCGGTCAGGAGATCCCGTTGGGGGACAGGGAGACCGTCGAACCCGTCGACGGCACCTCGCTGCACCTGACCATCGACTCCGACCTGCAGTGGAAGGCGCAGTCGGCGATCGTGGCCAAGGTCGCGGAGACCGGTGCGATCTCCGGAACCGTCGTCATCATGGACAAGCAGCAGCGGCTGCTCGCCCTGGCCAGCGCCCCGAGCATCGACCCCACCAACATGACCCGCTTCACCAACGACCAGCTGCTGAACACGGCGCTGACCGAGGCGTTCGAACCGGGCTCGACGGCGAAGGTCGTCACCCTGGCCGCGGTCCTGGAGGAGAGGGTGTTCTCCGAGGACAGCCCCTTCACCGTCCCCGGCGAGCTGAAGCGCTCGGACAAGGTGTTCCACGACTCCCACCCCCACGGGGACGAGAAGCTCACCCTCGCCGGGATCCTCGCCCAGTCCAGCAACATCGGCACGATCATGGCCGGCGAGAAGATGAAGGCCGAGAAGATCTACGAGTACCAGCGGGCCTTCGGCTTCGGCAGCAAGACCACGTTGAACTTCCCCGGGGAGACCGCCGGCATCGTGGCCAAACCCGAGGACTACTCGGGGACCCAGCGCTTCACCGTCATGTTCGGCCAGGGGATGTCTGTCAACGCGGTCCAGGCGGCCTCGGTGTTCGCGACCATCGCCAACGACGGGGTCCGCATCGAACCGACGCTGATCGCCGGGACGTCGGACCCGAACGGGAACTACGTGGCTGGAGCGGCCGGCGATTCCTCCGAGGTGGTGAGCCCCGCGACGGCGAAGACGTTGCGAGACATGATGCAAGCCGTGGTCAGCGAGGAGGGGACCGCCGCCGCCGCGGCGATCCCGGGTTACCTCGTCGCGGGCAAGACCGGTACCGCCTCGCGCTACGACCAGGACCTCGGCCGCTACTCCGGCTACACCGCGTCGTTCATCGGACTGGCCCCGGCCGACGACCCGGAACTGGTCGTCGCGGTGATCCTGCAGGACCCCAAGACGAACTACTACGGTGGTTCGGCCGCTGGCCCCGTGTTCAAGGACGTCATGTCCTACGCCCTGTTGCAGCGCGGGGTGACGCCTTCCGCGGAACCCGCCGCGGACCTCCCGCTGACCTGGGGCGGTGACCAGGGCGCCGAGGCCGAGATCAGTCAGGGTGCCGTCGCGGACAGCACGGGGGCGCAGTGA
- a CDS encoding UDP-N-acetylmuramoyl-L-alanyl-D-glutamate--2,6-diaminopimelate ligase — MPLNDGPDALGARGPLNLSDVAQVLGTSLVGGRTTPPGPPVTGVTLDSRRVGAGDLYAALPGANVHGAAFAAQAAAAGAVAALTDPDGAGLVTTAGLPVLVVDEPRAVLGDLAARIFGRPGDRLRTVGVTGTNGKTTTAYLVESLLRSVGWTTGLLGTVETRIAGERVESVRTTPEAPDLHALLARMVAAGVQGCALEVSSHALAQHRVDGLVVDVALFTNLSQDHLDFHGSMADYFAAKALLFTPAHARTGVVWVDAADEDRWGLQLAARASVPVTTVGTAGTDWLVSRVDVGRASSSFRLSRGDVVLDLVCPLPGDFNVANAALAVVAALQLGLAPAEVVAGLAAADGVPGRMQPVPADEDAPLVVVDYAHTPDALERVLRALREITPGRLVAVFGAGGDRDRGKRPLMGAAVAALADVAVVTDDNPRSEDAAAIRAAVLAGAGSGPAEVVEVADRADAIAAALERCTGPGDTVLLAGKGHETGQESAGGVTPFDDRAVAGAALQQWRRSRSAALPGGVS, encoded by the coding sequence GTGCCGTTGAACGACGGCCCGGACGCCCTCGGCGCCCGCGGCCCGCTGAACCTCTCGGACGTCGCGCAGGTCCTCGGTACCTCGCTCGTCGGCGGTCGCACGACCCCTCCCGGACCCCCGGTGACCGGGGTGACCCTCGACTCCCGTCGGGTCGGCGCGGGTGACCTCTACGCGGCCTTGCCCGGCGCCAACGTCCACGGTGCCGCCTTCGCCGCGCAGGCCGCCGCCGCGGGGGCCGTCGCCGCCCTCACCGATCCCGACGGGGCCGGTCTCGTCACCACCGCCGGTCTGCCGGTCCTCGTCGTGGACGAGCCCCGCGCGGTCCTCGGTGACCTCGCGGCCCGCATCTTCGGCCGCCCCGGCGACCGCCTGCGCACCGTCGGCGTCACCGGCACGAACGGCAAGACCACCACCGCCTACCTGGTCGAGTCGCTGCTGCGCTCGGTGGGCTGGACCACGGGCCTGCTGGGGACGGTGGAGACCCGCATCGCCGGTGAACGCGTCGAGAGCGTGCGCACCACCCCCGAGGCGCCGGACCTGCACGCGCTGCTCGCCCGGATGGTCGCGGCGGGGGTGCAGGGCTGCGCGCTGGAGGTCTCCAGCCACGCCCTGGCCCAGCACCGCGTCGACGGACTCGTCGTGGACGTCGCGCTGTTCACCAACCTGTCCCAGGACCACCTGGACTTCCACGGGTCGATGGCCGACTACTTCGCCGCCAAGGCCCTGCTCTTCACCCCCGCCCACGCCCGGACCGGGGTCGTCTGGGTCGACGCCGCGGACGAGGACCGGTGGGGTCTGCAGCTGGCCGCACGCGCGAGCGTCCCCGTCACGACGGTCGGGACGGCCGGGACCGACTGGCTGGTCTCCCGGGTCGACGTCGGCCGGGCCTCCAGCTCGTTCCGACTCAGCCGGGGCGACGTCGTCCTGGACCTGGTCTGCCCGCTGCCGGGGGACTTCAACGTCGCGAACGCGGCCCTGGCCGTCGTGGCCGCGCTGCAGCTCGGGCTGGCCCCCGCCGAGGTCGTGGCGGGGCTGGCCGCGGCGGACGGCGTCCCCGGTCGGATGCAGCCCGTCCCGGCCGACGAGGACGCCCCGCTCGTCGTCGTCGACTACGCCCACACCCCCGACGCGCTCGAGCGGGTGCTCCGGGCGTTGCGGGAGATCACCCCGGGCCGCCTCGTCGCCGTCTTCGGTGCCGGCGGGGACCGCGACCGCGGCAAGCGGCCGTTGATGGGGGCCGCCGTCGCCGCCCTCGCCGACGTCGCCGTGGTCACCGACGACAACCCCCGCTCCGAGGACGCCGCGGCGATCCGCGCCGCCGTGCTCGCCGGGGCGGGTTCCGGGCCCGCCGAGGTCGTCGAGGTCGCCGACCGCGCCGACGCCATCGCGGCCGCCCTCGAGCGCTGCACCGGACCGGGGGACACCGTGCTGCTCGCGGGCAAGGGCCACGAGACGGGTCAGGAGAGCGCGGGAGGCGTGACGCCCTTCGACGACCGGGCGGTCGCCGGGG